A DNA window from Argopecten irradians isolate NY chromosome 10, Ai_NY, whole genome shotgun sequence contains the following coding sequences:
- the LOC138332576 gene encoding putative ammonium transporter 3, which translates to MSAQQAVNTSSDTSDSRTGSIGPITWDDATWILTSSFIIFTMQSGFGLLEVGCVSGRNEVNIMMKNAVDVIFGGLSYWAVGYGLTFGMDYGSNPFCGVGEFFVDSNDERMGLLYATFVFQLSFATTATTIVSGAMAERTKLISYILFSVFNTFVYCMPAHWEWSTNGFLRTLGCVDIAGSGAVHLTGGISALVAAMILGPRMGRYDNGTGQKAPPNPVSALVGMFMLWWGWLAFNCGSTFGISGGKWQLASKSAVTTLIGSMGGGAMGVVISYIINNRKYNVDYLVNSVLCALVSITAGCAVIRPWEALIIGAIGSVLTIVTTKVMDKLKIDDPVGATGVHGTGGVWGMMAVGLFAENDSLENTTRGLSGVFHGGGFYLLGIQLLSVVCLIVWSALTSFLLLMIIKHTVGLRLTEEQERLGADFVEHNIGADVIGGQFLSGRDRAFSIGRRSTLCTQDDVSQTVDTNDKTRRRESVASRKLRSTAQQQIENSTSQNPRKLLRRQDKIMPEAIPGQCILYQ; encoded by the exons ATGAGTGCCCAGCAAGCGGTCAACACTTCTAGTGATACCTCTGATTCAAGGACTGGAAGCATAGGGCCGATCACATGGGACGATGCTACCTGGATTCTCACAAGTTCCTTTATCATTTTCACCATGCAGTCAG GGTTTGGGCTGCTGGAGGTTGGGTGTGTTTCTGGGAGGAATGAAGTGAACATCATGATGAAGAATGCCGTTGACGTCATATTCGGCGGTTTATCCTACTGGGCTGTAGGTTACGGTCTCACATTCGGGATGGATTATGGTTCGAATCCATTCTGTGGCGTTGGTGAATTCTTCGTTGACTCCAATGACGAGCGCATGGGTTTACTGTATGCGACGTTTGTTTTCCAATTGTCGTTTGCCACGACGGCAACTACGATTGTCTCGGGAGCTATGGCGGAACGAACCAAACTGATTTCATACATTCTGTTTTCTGTCTTCAACACGTTTGTGTATTGTATGCCAGCCCATTGGGAATGGTCGACCAATGGGTTTTTGCGGACTTTGGGGTGTGTGGACATTGCAGGTTCTGGAGCCGTGCATCTAACCGGTGGTATTTCTGCGCTTGTGGCGGCCATGATTCTCGGGCCCCGTATGGGAAGATACGATAACGGAACTGGTCAGAAAGCACCACCGAATCCAGTTAGTGCCCTTGTTGGCATGTTTATGCTTTG GTGGGGTTGGCTGGCCTTCAACTGTGGAAGTACCTTTGGAATATCCGGCGGAAAATGGCAACTAGCATCTAA ATCGGCTGTTACTACTCTGATTGGTTCTATGGGTGGAGGTGCCATGGGTGTCGTCATCTC GTACATTATAAACAACAGGAAGTACAATGTCGATTACCTGGTGAACTCGGTACTCTGCGCCCTTGTCTCAATCACAG CTGGGTGTGCTGTGATCAGACCCTGGGAGGCCCTCATCATCGGTGCCATTGGAAGCGTCCTCACCATAGTAACGACTAAGGTCATGGACAAACTGAAGATAGACGATCCTGTCGGAGCCACGGGCGTTCATGGGACTGGAGGAGTATGG GGAATGATGGCCGTCGGCCTGTTTGCCGAGAATGATTCTCTGGAGAATACCACTCGAGGACTGTCTGGGGTGTTCCACGGAGGTGGCTTCTATTTATTGGGAATACAGCTTCTCTCAGTTGTGTGTCTGATAGTGTGGAGTGCACTGACATCGTTTTTGTTGCTGATG ATAATCAAGCATACAGTTGGCCTTCGTCTGACAGAGGAACAGGAACGACTGGGAGCAGACTTCGTTGAACATAACATTGGCGCGGACGTTATTGGGGGCCAGTTCCTAAGCGGACGGGACAGAGCGTTTTCCATTGGTCGGCGGAGTACACTATGTACCCAGGATGATGTCTCTCAAACTGTTGACACCAACGATAAGACAAGACGTCGAGAGTCTGTCGCCTCGAGAAAGCTCAGATCCACAGCTCAACAACAAATCGAAAACTCTACAAGTCAAAACCCACGCAAATTGCTTCGCCGACAAGATAAAATAATGCCGGAGGCCATACCTGGGCAGTGCATTTTGTATCAGTGA